One window from the genome of Kryptolebias marmoratus isolate JLee-2015 linkage group LG1, ASM164957v2, whole genome shotgun sequence encodes:
- the si:dkey-96l17.6 gene encoding kinesin-like protein KIN-14E, translating to MLELFSSKLDALHCHQASTLQELQMARQEIGKVQEMMTVSSQQQQEATEENKKSDNQDHTTPQQTVTRRGSNQPLDGTNARLEELKENLYQREREITELLQAERSPVPPVPQPHCSILLPAVIQKAHAVCRAVAEARHLLDKMIEDNQVGLAEARDKLNHLQSAKRNRKDEEKTADQEGSSESSLTFLQETVREYEVCQIALDCIRSGESPATNDCEMSELEDILGQETVQTPNRVKSVGQQLLLLQNQLKQEKEEKKKIIENYTSERAMRKKYYNMVEEMKGKIRVFCRIRPVNRSEAAQGGVVVVDKLDDHSITVETPRGLREFQFDKVFNAESSQEDLFQDTKRLIQLVIDGYNVCIFAYGQTGSGKTFTMVGDKDQKNPGIMPRTFNAIFDIMQENSTKFDFKVSAYMLELYNDRLQDLLVSQAGEAHAQTQPSGPARRVEIKRNRKGVVFAQGAETKEASSGQELYALFQQACANRHISATKMNVESSRSHLIVGIMVESKNLTNGSVSTGKLSLVDLAGSERAAKTGAKDHQLKEANSINKSLSALGDVISALSAKLPHVPYRNSKLTQVMQDSLGGNAKTLMIVNISPSECNLDETLTSLIYATRVKAITNNAQRNVESKEIAQLKELIMRLKSGQTVEEVDV from the exons ATGCTGGAGCTGTTCTCCAGCAAACTGGACGCCTTGCACTGCCACCAGGCCTCCA cgctgcaggagctgcagatgGCCAGACAGGAAATAGGGAAAGTCCAAGAGATGATGACGGTATcgtcacagcagcagcaggaagccacagaggaaaacaagaagTCAGATAACCAAGATCACACAACTCCACAACAAACTGTG ACCCGCAGGGGCTCAAATCAGCCTCTGGACGGGACTAACGCCCgtctggaggagctgaaggagaaccTGTACCAGAGGGAGAGGGAGatcacagagctgctgcaggcGGAGAGGAGCCCCGTCCCTCCAGTCCCTCAGCCCCACTGCAGCATCCTGCTGCCTGCCGTCATACAGAAG GCTCATGCAGTTTGTCGTGCAGTGGCTGAGGCACGACATCTACTCGACAAAATGATCGAGGACAATCAGGTGGGCCTGGCAGAAGCCAGAGACAAACTGAACCATCTGCAGAGCGCAAAACGAAACAGGAAAGACGAAGAGAAGACCGCTGACCAGGAGGG GTCAAGCGAGTCAAGTCTAACTTTCCTACAAGAAACAGTGAGGGAGTATGAGGTCTGTCAGATTGCTTTAGACTGCATCAGATCTGGAGAAAGCCCTGCAACAAATG ACTGTGAAATGTCAGAGCTGGAGGACATCCTCGGCCAAGAGACAGTTCAAACCCCAAACAGAGTAAAGAGCGTCGGTCAGCAGCTTCTCTTGCTGCAGAATCAG ctgaaacaagaaaaagaggagaaaaagaaaattattgagaACTACACTTCAGAAAGAGCAATGAGgaagaaatattacaatatGGTGGAAGAAATGAAAG GTAAAATTAGGGTGTTTTGTCGAATTCGTCCGGTGAACCGAAGTGAAGCTGCTCAGGGAGGAGTTGTTGTCGTGGATAAATTAGACGATCACTCCATCACAGTGGAAACCCCTCGAGGGCTCAGAGAGTTTCAGTTCGACAAAGTGTTCAATGCCGAAAGCTCTCAGGAGGATTTGTTCCAGGACACAAAAAG GTTGATCCAGTTGGTCATTGATGGATACAATGTTTGTATCTTTGCGTATGGCCAGACGGGCTCAGGGAAGACCTTCACCATGGTGGGGGACAAGGATCAGAAGAACCCTGGGATCATGCCAAGAACTTTCAATGCCATATTTGATATTATGCAGGAGAACAGTACTAAATTTGACTTCAag GTTTCGGCCTACATGCTGGAGCTGTACAACGACAGGCTGCAGGACCTCCTCGTCAGCCAGGCGGGTGAGGCCCATGCACAGACACAACCCAGTGGCCCGGCCAGGCGGGTGGAAATCAAAAGGAACAGAAAGGGGGTTGTATTCGCCCAAGGAGCAGAGACAAAGGAGGCTTCCAGCGGCCAGGAGCTCTACGCTTTGTTCCAGCAGGCCTGCGCCAATCGACACATCTCTGCCACCA AGATGAACGTGGAGAGCTCCCGTTCGCATCTCATTGTTGGCATCATGGTGGAAAGCAAGAATTTAACCAATGGGAGTGTGAGCACGGGGAAGCTGAGCCTGGTGGATCTTGCAGGCAGTGAGAGGGCAGCTAAAACCGGTGCCAAGGACCACCAGCTCAAG GAGGCGAACTCCATCAACAAGTCTCTGAGTGCTCTGGGTGACGTGATCTCAGCCTTGTCTGCAAAGCTGCCCCACGTTCCCTACAGGAACAGCAAGCTGACTCAG gtgATGCAGGACTCTTTAGGAGGAAACGCCAAAACTCTGATGATCGTCAACATCTCTCCTTCAGAATGCAATCTTGATGAGACTCTCACATCTCTTAT TTATGCAACAAGAGTGAAGGCCATCACCaacaatgctcagagaaatgtgGAAAGCAAAGAGATTGCCCAACTGAAAGAG CTGATCATGAGGCTGAAATCTGGACAAACTGTGGAGGAGGTGGATGTTTGA
- the LOC108236597 gene encoding cytochrome P450 1A1 isoform X1, translated as MGLILSGNLPVSEDPSASLSTVTVALCLLTLVLVAIRIQQSQRDSRLDHTRSPAPPGPTPWPLVGNLLQMGDQMHLCLTHLGHQYGDVFQLRLGSLNVVVLSGFTTIRQALVRQGEEFAGRPELFTFSAVADGNSMTFSEKYGPAWLLHKKLCKNALRSFSQAEPRGSGATCLLEEHICAEATEMVEVIREQAVKDSDKMGIDPSLSLVTCVANVVCSLCFGRRYDHDDKEFLTIVNINNEVLKLFAAGNLADFFPVFRYFPSPSLKKLVQYIRRMNGFMERRIEEHVSSFDKNYIRDITDALIALCEDREDNKETSLLSNSQIIRTVIDIFGAGFDTIFAGLQWSLLYLIKFPDIQDKIHQEIDDHIGSARLPRFSDKPKMPLTEAFIHEVFRHSSYVPFTIPHCTTRDAILNGYFIPKDTCVFINQHQVNHDVDLWGDPEKFRPERFLGPSGQLNKELTEKVLIFGVGKRRCVGDGFARLEMFVFLTTLLHGLKLESVPGQKLDLSADFGLTMKPHPYRITVSSRF; from the exons atgGGGCTGATATTGTCAGGAAATCTGCCAGTCAGCGAAGACCCTTCTGCCTCTCTGTCCACGGTCACCGTTGCTCTGTGTCTTCTCACCCTGGTCCTGGTGGCCATCAGGATCCAGCAGAGCCAGCGGGACTCCCGGTTGGACCACACAAGGTCCCCCGCTCCTCCAGGCCCAACACCCTGGCCCCTTGTGGGCAATCTGCTCCAGATGGGGGACCAGATGCATCTTTGTCTGACTCACTTGGGGCACCAGTATGGTGATGTTTTCCAG cTGCGTTTGGGCTCTCTGAACGTCGTGGTTCTCAGTGGGTTCACCACCATCAGGCAGGCGCTGGTTCGACAGGGAGAGGAGTTTGCAGGACGGCCCGAGCTTTTCACCTTTTCTGCCGTAGCTGACGGGAACAGCATGACCTTCAGCGAGAAGTATGGCCCCGCGTGGCTGCTCCATAAGAAGCTGTGTAAAAACGCCCTCAGGTCCTTTTCCCAGGCTGAGCCCAGGGGATCCGGGGCCACCTGCCTCCTGGAGGAGCATATTTGTGCCGAGGCCACTGAGATGGTGGAGGTGATTCGAGAACAAGCCGTAAAAGACTCTGATAAGATGGGTATAGATCCATCGCTGTCCTTAGTGACCTGTGTGGCAAATGTTGTGTGCTCCTTGTGTTTTGGGAGAAGATACGACCACGATGACAAGGAGTTCCTCACTATTGTCAACATCAACAACGAGGTCCTGAAACTCTTTGCTGCAGGGAACCTGGCCGACTTCTTCCCTGTGTTCCGCTACTTTCCGAGTCCGTCCCTGAAGAAACTGGTCCAGTACATTCGCAGGATGAACGGATTCATGGAGCGGAGGATTGAGGAGCACGTCAGCAGCTTCGATAAG AACTACATCCGGGACATCACAGATGCCCTGATTGCGCTTTGTGAAGACAGAGAAGACAATAAGGAAACGTCTCTGCTCTCCAACTCTCAGATCATTCGCACCGTCATAGACATCTTCGGCGCAG GTTTTGACACCATCTTCGCTGGGCTACAGTGGAGCCTGCTGTACCTCATCAAGTTTCCTGACATCCAGGATAAAATACATCAGGAGATAG atgACCACATCGGCTCGGCCAGGCTGCCCAGGTTTTCAGATAAGCCTAAAATGCCGCTCACTGAAGCGTTCATACACGAGGTGTTTCGACACTCGTCATACGTTCCTTTCACCATACCCCACTG caCCACCAGAGACGCCATCCTAAATGGATATTTCATCCCCAAGGATACGTGTGTTTTCATCAATCAGCATCAAGTCAATCATGATGT tgaTCTTTGGGGTGATCCGGAGAAGTTTCGTCCCGAACGCTTCTTAGGTCCGTCTGGACAGCTGAACAAGGAGCTGACGGAGAAAGTCCTCATCTTCGGCGTGGGGAAGAGGCGGTGTGTTGGCGACGGATTTGCACGTTTGGAGATGTTCGTCTTTCTCACGACGCTGCTTCATGGGTTGAAGCTTGAAAGCGTTCCCGGGCAGAAGCTGGATCTCAGCGCTGACTTTGGTCTGACTATGAAGCCACATCCGTACAGGATTACAGTCTCCTCGAGGTTTTAG
- the LOC108236597 gene encoding cytochrome P450 1A1 isoform X2: protein MGDQMHLCLTHLGHQYGDVFQLRLGSLNVVVLSGFTTIRQALVRQGEEFAGRPELFTFSAVADGNSMTFSEKYGPAWLLHKKLCKNALRSFSQAEPRGSGATCLLEEHICAEATEMVEVIREQAVKDSDKMGIDPSLSLVTCVANVVCSLCFGRRYDHDDKEFLTIVNINNEVLKLFAAGNLADFFPVFRYFPSPSLKKLVQYIRRMNGFMERRIEEHVSSFDKNYIRDITDALIALCEDREDNKETSLLSNSQIIRTVIDIFGAGFDTIFAGLQWSLLYLIKFPDIQDKIHQEIDDHIGSARLPRFSDKPKMPLTEAFIHEVFRHSSYVPFTIPHCTTRDAILNGYFIPKDTCVFINQHQVNHDVDLWGDPEKFRPERFLGPSGQLNKELTEKVLIFGVGKRRCVGDGFARLEMFVFLTTLLHGLKLESVPGQKLDLSADFGLTMKPHPYRITVSSRF from the exons ATGGGGGACCAGATGCATCTTTGTCTGACTCACTTGGGGCACCAGTATGGTGATGTTTTCCAG cTGCGTTTGGGCTCTCTGAACGTCGTGGTTCTCAGTGGGTTCACCACCATCAGGCAGGCGCTGGTTCGACAGGGAGAGGAGTTTGCAGGACGGCCCGAGCTTTTCACCTTTTCTGCCGTAGCTGACGGGAACAGCATGACCTTCAGCGAGAAGTATGGCCCCGCGTGGCTGCTCCATAAGAAGCTGTGTAAAAACGCCCTCAGGTCCTTTTCCCAGGCTGAGCCCAGGGGATCCGGGGCCACCTGCCTCCTGGAGGAGCATATTTGTGCCGAGGCCACTGAGATGGTGGAGGTGATTCGAGAACAAGCCGTAAAAGACTCTGATAAGATGGGTATAGATCCATCGCTGTCCTTAGTGACCTGTGTGGCAAATGTTGTGTGCTCCTTGTGTTTTGGGAGAAGATACGACCACGATGACAAGGAGTTCCTCACTATTGTCAACATCAACAACGAGGTCCTGAAACTCTTTGCTGCAGGGAACCTGGCCGACTTCTTCCCTGTGTTCCGCTACTTTCCGAGTCCGTCCCTGAAGAAACTGGTCCAGTACATTCGCAGGATGAACGGATTCATGGAGCGGAGGATTGAGGAGCACGTCAGCAGCTTCGATAAG AACTACATCCGGGACATCACAGATGCCCTGATTGCGCTTTGTGAAGACAGAGAAGACAATAAGGAAACGTCTCTGCTCTCCAACTCTCAGATCATTCGCACCGTCATAGACATCTTCGGCGCAG GTTTTGACACCATCTTCGCTGGGCTACAGTGGAGCCTGCTGTACCTCATCAAGTTTCCTGACATCCAGGATAAAATACATCAGGAGATAG atgACCACATCGGCTCGGCCAGGCTGCCCAGGTTTTCAGATAAGCCTAAAATGCCGCTCACTGAAGCGTTCATACACGAGGTGTTTCGACACTCGTCATACGTTCCTTTCACCATACCCCACTG caCCACCAGAGACGCCATCCTAAATGGATATTTCATCCCCAAGGATACGTGTGTTTTCATCAATCAGCATCAAGTCAATCATGATGT tgaTCTTTGGGGTGATCCGGAGAAGTTTCGTCCCGAACGCTTCTTAGGTCCGTCTGGACAGCTGAACAAGGAGCTGACGGAGAAAGTCCTCATCTTCGGCGTGGGGAAGAGGCGGTGTGTTGGCGACGGATTTGCACGTTTGGAGATGTTCGTCTTTCTCACGACGCTGCTTCATGGGTTGAAGCTTGAAAGCGTTCCCGGGCAGAAGCTGGATCTCAGCGCTGACTTTGGTCTGACTATGAAGCCACATCCGTACAGGATTACAGTCTCCTCGAGGTTTTAG